Part of the Zea mays cultivar B73 chromosome 4, Zm-B73-REFERENCE-NAM-5.0, whole genome shotgun sequence genome is shown below.
CCCAAACTTACCAACTGCGGCTCTCATCCGCTCTTCTTCGTTCCCAGGGTATTCCTTCATCATGTATTGCAGGGCCGACATGTCCAGGTCCAGCTTCTCTGCCAGATGCTGGTGGAACTGTGCGATGCGCAGGTGATTGTGCCGTCTCACCATACCGTCCAATGGAACCAGCTCACCTGTCATCAGCTTCAGAAGAGTGCTCTTCCCTGCGCCATTGGGACCAACCAATGCAATCCTAGAGTCCAGGTCAACACCAAAGTCAAGCTTCTTGTACAAGAGATTATCTGGTGTGTACCCAAACGTGACCTCAACAAACTGAAGCACTGGTGGTGGAAGTTTGCCAACATTTGTGAAGCGGAAGACCAGTATTTTGTCCCTAACAACCTTCTCGGTGAGCCCACCACGCTCCATCTTTGCCAGAGTTTTCTCCTTGCTCTGAGCCTGACGTGCAAGCTTTGCAGACCCATGGCCAAACCGTGCAATGTACTCCTTCATTGATGCAATCTGCTCCTGCTCCCACCTGAACTGCTTCATCTGATTTTCTTCAAGCTCGGAGCGTGTCTGAATGTATTGGTCATAATTCCCAGTATATAACTTTAGCTTCTTGTTCTGCATATGGATGATGTTAGTGCACACACCATTCAGAAAGTCCTGGGAGTGCGATATGACAACCAGTATGCGGTCAAATTTCTTTAGCGTCTCTTCCAACCAGACACATGCCTCAAGATCTGCAAATTAACATAAGAAATTAGTCCGGTAGAGCCAAATTCACCAGAACAGGGCCTTGAAAAACCTTTCTGCAGGTCCTTGGGACCTCAGGAACAAGTTTTTAATTGTTCTACAGACTACAGGTAAAACATATGAATGCCATGAGGAAACAAAATTGGATGGTTCAAGCCATTTATGCTCAACAGGATATGTAGCACTGGCACCATGTTGTGTATGTGATACATTAGAAAAAAAAGGTACCGCAATTGACATGATGTCTTATCTTTGTACGAACTCAGTTACTTATATTAGCAATCTAGTGTTTACCAGTGCCATCCATATACACATATGAATATGATATACATAGAAGATTCAGATTGGTGTGCACATAAAAAATTGGAGTATTTGGTAGATTTCTAGTTCACAAAAACTACCAGGAAAATATGACATTTCTATCCACATTGACCCTGATTTTCTACTTTGGTAGTCTTCATTTATTTTAAAATGTAATAGTCTTACCAAGATGATTCGTAGGCTCATCAAGCAAAAGGATTGTTGGATTCATGAAGAGTGCTCTAGCCAAAGCAATCCTCATACGCCAACCACCAGAAAAATCTCGAGTTTTCTTAGCTTGCATTTGCTTGTTAAAACCTAAACCATATAATATCTCAGCAGCACGCTTTTCAGCAGTTGATGCATCAATAGCTTCTAGACGCTCATATACACGATCCAAAGCATCACCACCACCGTCATCCTAAACATGTGAGCAATCATAATACATGTT
Proteins encoded:
- the LOC100274199 gene encoding ABC transporter F family member 1 precursor; the protein is MFAFPCQLPVTTILVLWWCAVLSSLSDLPDSSYPFFVKPQPSPPLLTTMVSDASKKKAAQKKAAAAAKRGAKVPTPSSSSSADAKSIGAVAALKLSDRTCTGVLASHPLSRDIHIESLSLTFHGHDLIVDSELELNYGRRYGLLGLNGCGKSTLLTAIGCRELPIPEHMDIYHLTHEIEASDMSALQAVVCCDEERMKLEKEAEILAAQDDGGGDALDRVYERLEAIDASTAEKRAAEILYGLGFNKQMQAKKTRDFSGGWRMRIALARALFMNPTILLLDEPTNHLDLEACVWLEETLKKFDRILVVISHSQDFLNGVCTNIIHMQNKKLKLYTGNYDQYIQTRSELEENQMKQFRWEQEQIASMKEYIARFGHGSAKLARQAQSKEKTLAKMERGGLTEKVVRDKILVFRFTNVGKLPPPVLQFVEVTFGYTPDNLLYKKLDFGVDLDSRIALVGPNGAGKSTLLKLMTGELVPLDGMVRRHNHLRIAQFHQHLAEKLDLDMSALQYMMKEYPGNEEERMRAAVGKFGLSGKAQVMPMRNLSDGQRSRVIFAWLAYRQPQLLLLDEPTNHLDIETIDSLAEALNEWDGGLVLVSHDFRLINQVAHEIWVCENQAVTRWEGDIMDFKEHLRSKACLSD